Proteins from one Cellulosilyticum lentocellum DSM 5427 genomic window:
- a CDS encoding M24 family metallopeptidase has product MNKRIEQLREYMKKEKLDAVLIGSEANRKYLSGFTGSNAMLYISFNKMVLVTDFRYLEQVAKEAPDFTCIDQGQKGLLATTVAIAKEEGVKRIGFEAQHVTYSSYLELSQHSAFEWIPTTKSVENLRQIKDEEELEKLRKAEAIGDMAFKEVIPFIEARWKEGLTENEVTLQLEQSMRRHGASGLSFASIVAAGAKSSLPHAHPGEEKLQAGDFVVMDFGCIYEGYCSDMTRTIVIGEASEKHLKIYKTVLRAQKAALEGIRVGMKGCEVDAIARNIIKEAGYGDYFGHGLGHSVGIEIHENPRFSVLDQTEIKPGMVMTVEPGIYLPGFGGVRIEDMIVVTESGIENFTYSPKDLIIIK; this is encoded by the coding sequence ATGAATAAGAGAATAGAACAATTACGTGAGTACATGAAGAAAGAAAAATTAGATGCCGTTCTTATAGGAAGTGAAGCAAATCGTAAGTATTTAAGTGGATTTACGGGTTCAAATGCGATGCTTTACATTTCTTTTAATAAAATGGTGCTCGTAACAGACTTTAGATATCTAGAACAAGTAGCTAAAGAAGCGCCTGATTTCACCTGCATTGATCAAGGGCAAAAAGGTCTTTTAGCCACAACAGTAGCCATTGCAAAAGAAGAGGGTGTTAAGCGTATAGGCTTTGAAGCCCAACATGTGACATATAGTAGCTACTTAGAGCTTAGCCAGCACTCTGCTTTTGAATGGATTCCTACTACTAAAAGTGTAGAAAACTTAAGGCAAATTAAAGATGAAGAAGAACTAGAGAAGCTTAGAAAAGCTGAAGCTATTGGAGACATGGCTTTTAAAGAAGTTATCCCTTTTATCGAAGCGCGTTGGAAAGAGGGACTTACAGAAAATGAAGTGACACTTCAACTAGAACAAAGCATGAGAAGACATGGTGCTTCTGGTTTATCTTTTGCTTCTATTGTAGCAGCAGGTGCTAAATCATCCCTGCCACACGCTCATCCTGGAGAAGAAAAGCTTCAAGCTGGTGACTTTGTAGTCATGGATTTTGGATGTATCTATGAAGGGTATTGTTCAGATATGACACGTACTATTGTCATAGGAGAAGCGAGCGAAAAGCATCTTAAGATTTATAAAACAGTACTACGTGCGCAAAAAGCAGCACTTGAAGGGATTCGTGTAGGAATGAAAGGCTGCGAAGTGGATGCTATTGCTAGAAATATCATTAAAGAGGCTGGTTATGGCGATTACTTTGGACATGGTCTAGGACACTCTGTTGGTATTGAGATTCACGAGAATCCAAGATTTTCAGTGCTTGATCAAACAGAGATTAAGCCAGGAATGGTGATGACTGTGGAGCCAGGGATTTATCTTCCTGGTTTTGGAGGGGTACGTATTGAGGATATGATTGTGGTGACAGAAAGTGGCATAGAAAACTTCACCTATTCGCCAAAAGACCTTATTATCATTAAGTAA
- a CDS encoding prepilin peptidase: protein MLIASFLLGFISSCSYNLLEKRLIKSYEEIEAPKKWSFYWMSLLVGLLFVRVFQVYGLKVEVWLYMFLIWDLVFLAWFDLKYMLLPSKMIYVGLGGGIAFRLIQGIILNNYGLIINGLIGAVSGYILFLLLFYGSKWLLKKEGLGFGDVRLMALIGFFIGVELLPLMLIIASFSAVLVGACLYVIRKQSEAFPFGPFLCIGTLLIILFQDEVIHFYLQCMGI, encoded by the coding sequence ATGTTAATAGCGAGTTTCTTGTTAGGTTTTATAAGTAGTTGCAGTTATAATCTATTAGAGAAACGACTTATAAAAAGCTATGAGGAAATAGAGGCCCCTAAAAAATGGTCTTTTTATTGGATGTCTTTATTAGTAGGGTTGTTATTTGTGAGGGTTTTCCAAGTATATGGCTTAAAAGTAGAAGTTTGGCTATATATGTTTTTGATTTGGGACTTAGTTTTTTTAGCTTGGTTTGACCTAAAATATATGTTGTTACCATCTAAAATGATATATGTAGGTTTAGGAGGTGGAATAGCATTTCGTCTCATTCAAGGAATAATCTTAAATAACTACGGTTTAATAATTAATGGACTTATAGGAGCAGTAAGTGGCTATATACTATTTTTATTATTGTTTTATGGATCAAAGTGGCTATTAAAAAAGGAAGGACTAGGATTTGGAGATGTGAGGCTTATGGCTCTTATTGGCTTTTTTATAGGAGTAGAGTTATTACCTTTAATGCTAATCATAGCTAGTTTTTCAGCGGTATTAGTAGGTGCTTGTTTATACGTGATTAGGAAACAAAGTGAAGCATTTCCATTTGGACCTTTCTTATGTATAGGAACGCTACTAATAATCTTATTTCAAGATGAGGTTATTCATTTTTATTTGCAGTGTATGGGAATTTGA
- a CDS encoding pilus assembly FimT family protein: MKKRSKGFSLLEVALVLLIMGIIGVAAIPSMQNIRRQEVNKLAKEICLDLVTQMTNQNTNRDETYVLDLVKKDASPTSPYYGYVITTCDSSLNPKPGIKSTERIQHNKNIEIVIKDTSGNIPATPITKLRFLDKKITDAAGNEYKNTLQISLKNDQSKLEIVFYTTTGHYEISVP; this comes from the coding sequence GTGAAAAAAAGAAGCAAGGGTTTTAGTTTACTAGAAGTGGCACTGGTGTTACTTATTATGGGTATTATTGGTGTAGCAGCGATACCCAGTATGCAAAATATACGTAGGCAAGAAGTAAATAAGCTTGCAAAAGAAATTTGCTTAGACCTTGTTACTCAAATGACAAATCAAAATACCAATAGAGATGAAACCTATGTTTTAGATCTAGTAAAGAAAGATGCATCGCCTACATCACCTTATTATGGCTATGTTATTACTACCTGTGATAGCAGTTTAAATCCAAAACCGGGAATTAAATCTACTGAACGTATACAACATAATAAGAATATAGAAATAGTGATTAAGGATACGAGTGGGAATATACCTGCAACACCTATTACAAAGTTGAGATTTTTGGATAAAAAGATAACAGATGCTGCGGGAAATGAATATAAAAATACGCTTCAGATTAGTTTGAAAAATGATCAATCCAAGTTAGAGATAGTATTTTATACAACAACGGGGCACTATGAAATTAGTGTGCCATAA
- a CDS encoding YqeG family HAD IIIA-type phosphatase translates to MIKKLYPTQYIQSIYEIDLLQLKKNGIRGIIFDIDNTLVPYDEVEPNTKIIDFFEMLRKNGFIITLVSNNTEDRVVKFNEKLKVFALHKSHKPLTRNFIKALRMMKCEKNEAIIVGDQIFTDVFGGNKAGIQTILVRPVSDKDEWKTKIKRGVERRIISKYEKYLEQNQYKGE, encoded by the coding sequence ATGATTAAAAAATTATATCCTACCCAATATATTCAATCAATTTATGAAATAGACTTACTACAATTAAAAAAAAATGGAATTAGGGGTATTATCTTTGATATAGATAATACCCTCGTTCCATATGACGAAGTTGAACCTAATACAAAGATTATAGATTTTTTTGAGATGTTAAGAAAAAATGGATTTATAATTACACTAGTATCTAATAATACAGAAGATCGTGTCGTTAAATTCAATGAAAAGCTAAAGGTATTTGCATTGCATAAATCTCATAAACCTTTAACAAGAAATTTTATAAAAGCTTTAAGGATGATGAAATGTGAAAAGAATGAAGCTATTATTGTAGGAGATCAGATTTTTACTGATGTGTTTGGTGGAAATAAAGCAGGTATTCAAACAATATTAGTTAGGCCAGTTAGTGATAAGGATGAATGGAAAACCAAAATAAAAAGAGGTGTTGAGCGTAGAATAATTAGTAAATATGAAAAATATTTAGAGCAAAATCAATACAAAGGTGAATGA
- a CDS encoding type II secretion system protein: protein MKTQHNQKGFTLIELIVVIAIMGIIGAVLVPQFATMSLRSRMSTDVSTTKTVQNQAEIFFADTGAWPESTADNIVSVLASTSYLDPKYLANSSTLKFQTSGATLQYDSASSFLYVSVAASDYNKFNANSDKGVWIRSN, encoded by the coding sequence ATGAAAACTCAACACAATCAAAAAGGTTTCACTTTGATCGAGTTAATCGTAGTTATTGCGATTATGGGAATCATTGGAGCCGTATTAGTTCCACAATTTGCAACAATGTCTTTACGTTCTAGAATGTCAACTGACGTATCTACAACTAAGACAGTGCAAAATCAAGCAGAAATTTTCTTTGCAGACACAGGTGCATGGCCAGAAAGTACTGCAGATAATATTGTTTCTGTTTTAGCTTCAACTAGTTACTTAGATCCTAAATACTTAGCAAATAGTTCAACTCTTAAGTTCCAAACATCTGGTGCAACACTTCAATATGATAGTGCTAGTAGCTTTTTATATGTAAGCGTTGCAGCATCTGATTACAACAAATTCAATGCAAATTCAGATAAGGGTGTTTGGATTAGAAGTAACTAA
- a CDS encoding type II secretion system protein, with translation MKRLGNELGFTLIELIVVIAIMGIIGAVLIPQFNTMTVRARLRTDVDSVKTVQTQMEIYYADRNEMPGTTVSHIMSTLLKEDYVNPKYLLGSDLKLETRGVSVVFDTTKSQLKLKVTPSQYSIFNHEEDKSQWLSQ, from the coding sequence ATGAAAAGGTTGGGGAATGAATTAGGTTTCACATTGATTGAACTGATTGTGGTGATAGCTATTATGGGGATTATAGGTGCGGTATTAATACCACAATTTAATACAATGACAGTAAGAGCAAGACTACGAACAGATGTGGATTCAGTGAAAACTGTACAAACACAAATGGAGATTTATTATGCGGACAGAAACGAGATGCCTGGAACTACGGTATCTCATATTATGAGTACCTTACTTAAAGAAGATTATGTAAATCCTAAGTACTTATTAGGCAGTGATTTGAAATTAGAAACAAGGGGAGTAAGTGTTGTTTTTGATACGACTAAAAGTCAACTTAAGCTTAAGGTAACACCGAGTCAATATAGTATATTTAATCATGAAGAGGATAAATCTCAATGGTTAAGCCAATAA
- the pilM gene encoding type IV pilus assembly protein PilM, which yields MAEHIMGIEIGSSNIKIIEVSKKAATLTVHKFSVINTPADCINNGVISNVQAIKKVIAQELSERKYRARKVVSVIQSNGIIIRNAVMGKQPEKLIKELLEVKTEEYLPVERGQYQIDFKIIRQFEEDGVEKYELLLVAAPNSVVLPVANLLKSLKLAPIMLTIPSEALSNVFGSQRRLVYEAAPNVLVLDIGGNSTTATIISDSQAVLTRSIEFGVESINSALNDVAANKSLLDKEVSDDRISDLIRPQIEYNIISEIERILQFYFSNFNNGSIKKIYLVGGGASIKGMRTYIRDALNIPTEKLNEFSTVVEAPNVEFEPYRRFFVNILGAINGL from the coding sequence ATGGCAGAGCATATTATGGGGATTGAGATAGGTAGCAGTAATATTAAGATTATCGAAGTATCCAAGAAAGCTGCAACATTAACAGTACATAAGTTTTCTGTTATTAATACCCCGGCAGACTGTATTAACAATGGTGTAATTAGTAATGTTCAAGCAATAAAGAAGGTCATTGCACAGGAATTAAGCGAAAGAAAATACCGAGCAAGAAAAGTAGTGAGTGTAATACAAAGTAATGGCATTATTATAAGAAATGCTGTAATGGGTAAACAACCAGAGAAGTTAATTAAAGAGCTTTTAGAGGTTAAGACTGAAGAATACTTACCTGTAGAGCGCGGTCAATATCAAATCGATTTTAAGATTATCAGGCAGTTTGAAGAAGATGGAGTTGAAAAATACGAACTTTTATTAGTAGCAGCACCTAATAGTGTAGTTTTACCAGTAGCAAATTTACTTAAGTCTCTTAAGTTAGCACCTATTATGCTTACGATTCCTTCAGAAGCATTAAGTAATGTATTTGGGAGTCAAAGGCGTCTGGTCTATGAGGCAGCCCCAAATGTACTAGTTTTGGATATTGGAGGCAATTCTACTACTGCTACAATTATTTCAGATAGTCAAGCAGTACTAACTAGAAGTATAGAGTTTGGTGTAGAAAGCATTAATAGTGCATTGAATGATGTAGCGGCTAATAAAAGCTTATTAGATAAAGAGGTTAGTGATGATCGTATTTCAGATTTGATTCGTCCTCAGATTGAATATAATATCATATCTGAAATTGAAAGAATCCTACAATTCTATTTCTCAAACTTTAACAACGGTAGTATTAAAAAGATTTACTTAGTTGGTGGTGGAGCAAGTATTAAAGGGATGAGAACCTATATAAGAGACGCCTTGAATATTCCAACTGAAAAGCTAAATGAATTTAGTACAGTTGTTGAAGCTCCTAATGTTGAATTTGAACCTTATAGGCGCTTTTTTGTAAATATATTAGGTGCCATTAATGGACTATAA
- a CDS encoding pilus assembly PilX N-terminal domain-containing protein, producing the protein MKRRREQAKHKQNGNIMLITTIILLVLTIIVVSCINISGMQFKLSILERNTSNTYYLAESAIEKQVDAVNKSLESEISNLVKEVNDKYIDQISQINSKSKAEKILAAQGSSTIYEDLEYDTSEITNPKIRIKQDKLKLAMQDELYKYVKKHYVGKDLVYTVEGDRTAGNKTTITLKMEELSPLPANPNEFKVTVTAETKNGTTIYDRQELEAKIKIDVPDALDNQIHERYGWAFHASEFVDAPLTCFSDVVITSDTLNVIGDMLVKGDKKGTTYTNAAPGTGIDLTTSPFADPDQNGGVIANTGGKIVVTGNLYCHSNVMVSDGWGGSSRANGSSITVTGDVIANTVGIVDDYYEGGANQSPFGTSGQVSNASISVTNNVMVDNDVMIDRWVNGSPITVGGVIFGTSGGNETQTINGVNVADPNQSSGVFSQGPGSIITATGGIFVAGQPYITLQSGTLPMKLYESVGEPFNGVASWAGYQTNTEDPIENPKYLDAGPFQTYIQKNKVITALANSYAPAKVSASGTTTTCQAVFGAVQTAATAFFYQGGSTKVMSDFGATGDYSGVAELFSDTGIAKFYSGDTEFVDKAWAYNRILGSTNNNYKGLKGYMTAKRNVFYKQVANSGLTTLSFDEALIGLSGLEVKEWTYKDPIQVFDNGGSVDIGNLYVKEGINAEKPWPSIIVNRGSNPLTLTTTGGNVFEGIIISKGKVIINGDITIKGSIIIGGPELSSTNRESIMTGGNSGLSINGNVTIEADPSMLLKVIVKNHKQYRIILDALKITNYAGNTDLNSIMKQHNGNVKYSVGKVFFTKDSYLEIDTEKIKVNIQQIYKKN; encoded by the coding sequence ATGAAGCGAAGAAGAGAACAGGCTAAGCATAAACAAAATGGGAATATTATGCTTATTACAACCATTATCCTCTTAGTTTTAACTATCATAGTTGTAAGTTGCATTAATATATCTGGCATGCAGTTTAAACTATCTATATTAGAGAGAAATACAAGTAATACGTATTATTTAGCTGAATCAGCTATTGAGAAACAAGTCGATGCAGTCAATAAATCACTTGAATCAGAAATATCTAATTTAGTGAAAGAAGTCAATGACAAGTATATCGATCAAATATCACAAATCAATAGTAAATCAAAAGCCGAAAAAATATTGGCAGCTCAAGGAAGTTCTACTATTTATGAGGATTTAGAGTATGATACAAGTGAAATAACAAATCCGAAAATTAGAATCAAGCAAGACAAATTAAAATTAGCGATGCAAGATGAACTCTATAAGTATGTAAAAAAACATTATGTAGGGAAGGACTTAGTTTATACAGTAGAAGGAGATCGTACAGCAGGTAATAAGACGACCATCACTTTGAAAATGGAGGAATTAAGTCCACTTCCTGCAAACCCCAATGAATTTAAGGTAACTGTTACAGCAGAAACTAAAAATGGCACGACTATTTACGATAGGCAAGAATTAGAAGCAAAAATAAAGATAGATGTACCAGATGCGCTTGATAATCAAATTCATGAAAGATATGGTTGGGCATTTCATGCCTCAGAATTTGTAGATGCACCACTTACCTGTTTTTCAGATGTAGTGATTACATCCGATACCTTAAATGTAATAGGTGACATGCTTGTAAAAGGGGATAAAAAAGGAACGACCTATACCAATGCTGCACCAGGAACAGGGATTGACTTAACGACCAGTCCATTTGCAGATCCAGATCAGAATGGTGGAGTTATTGCTAATACAGGTGGAAAAATAGTGGTTACTGGTAATCTATATTGTCATAGTAATGTTATGGTAAGTGATGGGTGGGGTGGCAGTTCACGTGCTAATGGAAGCTCTATCACTGTCACAGGAGATGTAATTGCCAACACAGTAGGGATTGTAGATGACTATTATGAAGGTGGGGCAAATCAATCACCATTTGGTACGTCTGGTCAAGTAAGTAATGCCTCTATATCTGTAACTAACAATGTGATGGTAGATAATGATGTGATGATTGATCGCTGGGTGAATGGTTCGCCTATTACAGTTGGGGGTGTTATTTTTGGCACAAGTGGAGGAAATGAAACCCAGACGATTAATGGTGTCAATGTTGCAGATCCTAATCAAAGTAGTGGTGTGTTCTCACAAGGACCAGGCTCTATTATTACGGCAACAGGAGGTATTTTCGTTGCCGGTCAGCCCTATATTACTTTGCAATCAGGTACTTTACCAATGAAATTATATGAAAGTGTTGGAGAGCCTTTCAATGGAGTAGCTTCTTGGGCAGGTTATCAAACTAACACGGAAGATCCTATAGAAAATCCTAAATATTTAGATGCAGGGCCTTTTCAAACTTATATACAGAAGAATAAGGTTATTACTGCTTTAGCTAACAGTTATGCGCCAGCCAAAGTATCAGCTTCAGGAACGACAACCACCTGTCAAGCAGTATTTGGAGCAGTACAAACTGCTGCAACTGCATTCTTTTACCAAGGGGGGTCCACTAAAGTAATGTCTGATTTTGGAGCTACTGGAGATTATTCAGGTGTAGCAGAACTTTTTAGTGATACAGGTATTGCGAAGTTTTATAGTGGAGACACTGAGTTTGTCGACAAAGCATGGGCCTATAATAGAATTTTAGGAAGTACAAATAATAACTATAAGGGCCTAAAGGGATATATGACGGCTAAAAGAAACGTGTTTTATAAACAAGTTGCAAATAGTGGGCTAACCACTCTCTCATTTGATGAAGCATTAATAGGATTAAGTGGGCTAGAAGTAAAAGAATGGACCTATAAAGATCCTATTCAAGTATTTGATAATGGTGGAAGTGTTGATATCGGTAATTTATATGTAAAAGAAGGTATAAATGCAGAAAAACCATGGCCCTCAATTATTGTAAATAGGGGGAGTAATCCTCTAACGCTTACAACTACTGGAGGCAATGTTTTTGAAGGAATTATCATTAGTAAAGGAAAGGTTATTATTAATGGGGACATTACAATTAAAGGAAGTATAATTATTGGTGGACCAGAACTAAGTAGTACTAATCGGGAGAGTATTATGACTGGTGGCAATAGTGGTTTAAGTATTAATGGAAATGTAACTATTGAAGCAGATCCAAGTATGCTCCTAAAGGTGATTGTAAAGAATCATAAGCAATACAGAATCATTTTAGATGCTTTAAAAATAACCAATTATGCAGGAAATACAGATTTAAATAGTATTATGAAGCAGCATAATGGAAACGTAAAATATTCCGTTGGAAAGGTATTCTTTACCAAAGATTCCTATTTAGAGATAGATACAGAAAAGATTAAAGTAAATATTCAACAGATTTATAAAAAGAATTAA
- a CDS encoding prepilin-type N-terminal cleavage/methylation domain-containing protein translates to MKKREKGFSLLEAAIALLLFGLILQSLLNFFSQMYVSSKRFDQRTYLVDNARAVNDFVREKIRIAEKVQILVGTAMSNDTITPIKSASDNVEKQGKLYMIQFKTGTDVSAIELIAVPAPDKTKGKYKLVYTVGPDTALISDMIEDIQVKRKKNSDIVEFTCSFNKHGETLEKLKVEETFTESLAYKEKY, encoded by the coding sequence ATGAAAAAAAGAGAGAAAGGTTTTTCCTTATTAGAAGCCGCTATTGCGCTTTTGCTATTTGGCTTAATTCTACAAAGTTTATTGAATTTCTTTTCACAAATGTATGTTAGTTCTAAAAGATTTGATCAAAGAACTTATTTGGTAGATAATGCAAGAGCAGTCAATGATTTTGTAAGGGAAAAAATAAGAATAGCGGAGAAAGTACAGATTTTAGTGGGAACGGCTATGTCTAATGATACAATCACACCTATAAAAAGTGCATCGGATAATGTAGAGAAGCAGGGTAAGTTATATATGATTCAGTTTAAAACAGGAACAGATGTATCAGCGATTGAACTTATTGCGGTACCAGCACCTGATAAAACCAAAGGAAAGTATAAACTTGTTTATACAGTAGGACCAGATACAGCTTTAATATCTGATATGATAGAAGATATACAAGTGAAGAGAAAGAAGAATTCCGATATTGTGGAGTTTACTTGTAGTTTTAATAAGCATGGAGAGACACTGGAAAAATTAAAAGTAGAAGAAACCTTCACAGAGTCATTAGCTTATAAAGAAAAATATTAA
- a CDS encoding shikimate kinase: protein MKKAICLIGFMGSGKTTIGKALANILHYSWIDLDQYIEEACSETITNLFENKGEAYFRDLEVSYLKKALDEEIGVISTGGGIIVTTENREVLKKQNTFYLYYDYDTLYKRIAGDTKRPLASTYEAVKERYIQRQALYEASAKYIINGEGKSIEEVVNTILEILKDKEGLCEFGSKKDA from the coding sequence ATGAAAAAGGCTATTTGTTTAATTGGATTTATGGGAAGTGGTAAGACTACGATAGGAAAAGCTTTAGCAAATATACTTCATTACTCATGGATTGATTTAGATCAGTATATCGAAGAAGCTTGTAGTGAAACGATTACTAATCTATTTGAGAATAAGGGAGAAGCTTACTTTAGAGATTTAGAAGTAAGCTATTTAAAAAAGGCACTTGACGAAGAAATAGGTGTTATTTCTACTGGTGGTGGCATTATCGTAACTACAGAAAACAGAGAAGTTTTGAAAAAACAAAATACTTTTTATTTATATTATGATTATGATACGTTATATAAGCGCATTGCTGGAGACACAAAGCGTCCTTTAGCTTCTACTTATGAAGCAGTTAAAGAGCGTTACATACAAAGACAAGCTTTATACGAAGCTTCTGCCAAGTATATTATTAACGGCGAAGGCAAAAGTATTGAAGAAGTGGTAAACACTATTTTAGAAATACTTAAAGACAAAGAAGGTTTGTGTGAATTTGGTAGCAAAAAGGATGCATGA
- the efp gene encoding elongation factor P — protein MISAGDFRNGVTIEFEGNIYQIIEFQHVKPGKGAAFVRCKIKNIKTGGVVERTFRPSEKVPKAHIERKDMQYLYSDGELFHFMDVNTYDQIAVNASTVGDSLKFVKENEMVKVASHQGSVFAIEPPLSVELQIVESEPGIKGDTAQGATKPAILETGAKVMVPLFIEQGEVIRIDTRTGEYTGRA, from the coding sequence ATGATTTCAGCAGGTGATTTTAGAAATGGTGTTACAATCGAATTCGAAGGTAACATTTATCAAATTATTGAATTCCAACATGTAAAACCAGGTAAAGGTGCGGCTTTCGTTCGTTGTAAAATAAAAAATATCAAAACTGGTGGGGTAGTAGAAAGAACTTTCCGTCCAAGTGAAAAGGTACCTAAAGCGCATATTGAACGTAAAGATATGCAATATCTTTATTCAGATGGTGAGTTATTCCACTTCATGGATGTTAACACATATGATCAAATCGCTGTTAACGCTTCAACAGTTGGTGATAGCTTAAAATTTGTTAAAGAAAACGAAATGGTAAAAGTAGCTTCTCACCAAGGATCAGTATTTGCTATTGAGCCTCCACTTTCAGTAGAGCTTCAAATCGTTGAATCAGAACCAGGTATTAAAGGTGATACAGCACAAGGTGCTACAAAGCCTGCTATTCTTGAAACTGGTGCAAAAGTAATGGTACCATTATTCATCGAACAAGGTGAAGTGATTAGAATTGATACACGTACAGGTGAATATACAGGTAGAGCATAA
- a CDS encoding prepilin-type N-terminal cleavage/methylation domain-containing protein, with the protein MNSKGYTLVEMIVVILLVGVVGSTISISSKLIQQVAFMQLVQEVEKDIIFARDAAVATGKQYNIYCFSNRVLVRQGVEKPIYTTKLSRGIYIPDSITGKWIKFYGTMASPKTGTITLVCTSLHMQARITVRIATGKTTVYYIAL; encoded by the coding sequence ATGAACTCTAAAGGCTATACTTTAGTAGAGATGATAGTAGTGATACTTCTCGTTGGAGTAGTTGGTAGTACGATTAGTATAAGTAGCAAGTTGATACAACAAGTTGCTTTTATGCAACTTGTTCAGGAAGTAGAGAAGGATATTATTTTTGCCAGAGATGCAGCAGTTGCTACGGGAAAACAATATAATATCTATTGTTTTTCTAATCGGGTACTTGTAAGACAAGGAGTAGAAAAACCTATTTATACGACTAAACTTAGTAGAGGTATTTATATACCAGATTCTATTACAGGAAAATGGATTAAGTTCTATGGGACTATGGCATCACCTAAAACAGGAACTATTACATTAGTTTGTACATCGCTTCACATGCAAGCACGAATTACAGTAAGAATTGCAACAGGTAAAACAACTGTATATTATATAGCATTATAA
- a CDS encoding type IV pilus modification PilV family protein, whose amino-acid sequence MVKTLNKNQKGLTFAEVVICIFIVALVVGPITASFSSSTKDRVSAERINEATVNAEKLTEEIKNELTTDIIEKQRRDGNQVEINALSTEDKNHYDNIVNKYLNPTNPIIDRAFTETLSDYLRHTEAELNQAYNTDQYAYEVLLWNINDAPIDATTKTLTVNTAALSTATKLYTSPSYKFNVGDYTNPNLPVTFNISDEILKAFKDAEERYIVNLLPADKNYEVVDINKIDISESMAVTKTSKHSKIELSDPSTSEITVKGVCKGYRFDISKPTGVTINATPTPLSIIEVDLTKLLRNKDTLAITTTYDEYTFKFVNHTDVDQIIRIKRTETTAEDLSAVDKRYNVIAETIPTSTAKTTIERINEIEPYDNFIMAVIVRETAPVTGKKGKVVKKMLDIYSYDVTTHERR is encoded by the coding sequence ATGGTGAAAACGTTAAATAAAAATCAAAAGGGACTTACTTTTGCTGAGGTTGTTATCTGTATATTTATTGTAGCTTTAGTTGTAGGACCTATTACAGCTTCATTTTCAAGTTCAACTAAGGATAGAGTATCGGCAGAACGTATCAATGAAGCAACCGTAAATGCAGAAAAATTAACAGAAGAAATAAAAAATGAATTAACAACGGATATCATTGAAAAGCAGAGAAGAGATGGCAATCAAGTAGAAATAAATGCATTATCGACTGAAGATAAAAATCATTACGATAACATTGTAAATAAGTACTTGAATCCTACTAATCCTATTATTGACAGAGCTTTTACAGAAACACTTAGCGACTATCTACGTCATACAGAAGCTGAATTAAATCAAGCTTACAATACAGATCAGTATGCTTATGAGGTATTATTATGGAATATTAATGATGCACCGATTGATGCTACAACAAAGACATTAACAGTTAATACGGCGGCACTTTCAACTGCCACAAAGTTGTATACTTCTCCGAGCTATAAATTTAATGTAGGAGATTATACAAATCCTAATTTACCAGTGACCTTTAATATAAGTGATGAGATTTTAAAAGCATTTAAAGATGCAGAGGAAAGATATATTGTTAATTTACTACCTGCAGATAAAAACTATGAGGTTGTGGATATTAATAAGATAGATATATCAGAATCTATGGCAGTAACTAAGACATCTAAACATAGCAAGATTGAACTAAGTGATCCTAGTACCAGTGAAATCACGGTTAAAGGCGTTTGTAAAGGATATAGATTTGATATTAGTAAGCCTACAGGTGTGACAATTAATGCTACACCTACTCCGTTAAGTATAATAGAGGTAGATTTAACAAAGCTATTAAGAAATAAAGATACTTTAGCTATTACAACAACTTATGATGAGTATACATTTAAGTTTGTCAATCATACGGATGTAGATCAAATTATTAGAATCAAGAGAACGGAAACCACAGCAGAGGATCTGTCAGCAGTGGATAAACGATATAATGTGATTGCAGAAACTATCCCTACTTCTACTGCTAAAACAACCATTGAGAGAATTAATGAAATAGAACCCTATGATAATTTTATTATGGCTGTCATTGTAAGAGAAACAGCCCCTGTAACAGGTAAAAAAGGTAAAGTCGTAAAGAAAATGCTGGATATTTATAGTTATGATGTAACAACTCATGAAAGGCGGTGA